A window of Haloarcula marismortui ATCC 43049 genomic DNA:
ACGGCGTCCTGAATCTCGCTCCAGACCTCGTCGGGTGTCTGCTCGCCGTCGATGGCGACGAAGCCGTCGTGGTCCCCGTAGTGGTCGATGACCGGTGCGGTGTTGTCGTCGAACACGTCCAGTCGGTTGCGGACGGACTCCTCGTTGTCGTCGTCGCGCTGGATGAGGTCGCCGCCGCATTCGTCACAGACACCGTCTTCCTCGGGCTGATTGAACTCGACGTGGTAGTTCGTGCCGCAGTCGTCACAAACCCGCCGGCCCGTGAGTCGGTCGACCAGTTCCTCCCGCGAGACATCGAGCGAGAGGATCACGTCGAGGGCGGTCATCCCTTCCAGTTCTTCGGCCTGTTCGAGGTTACGCGGATAGCCGTCGAGCACGAACCCGTCAGCCTGTGAGAGGGCTTCGTCGACGATAGCGTTAACTACCGCGTCCGGCACGAGATCGCCCGCTTCCATGTACTCACGGGGCGTGTCGTACTCGGTGTCCATGTCGCTGATATCCATGTCCTTGTTCGCCCGAAGGGCGTCACCGGTCGTGATGTGTTCGACGCCGTACGCTTCGGCGAGGTTGGCGCTCTGGGTTCCTTTGCCGGCTCCCGGCGGCCCGACAATCAGGATTCGTGGATTCGACATGGTCAGGGTTTCCAAGGGGTCGGTTAAATGGTTGTCCAAATCACGCTGGCGGGTCACGCTGCCGCCACCCAAAGGCGTGTAGGCGTCCCGGGCCAACACAGAATAATGCTTGAACCCGGCGCGCCGGCCCCCGACATCAGCGCACAGAATCAGTTCGGTGAGACTGTCTCGCCCGACTTCGATGCGCCGACCGTGCTGTACTTCTATCCCGAAGATTTCACTGGCGGCTGTACCATCGAGGCTCGGGATTTCCAAGAACAGCTCCCGCAGTTCCGCGAGGGCGGCATCACCGTCTACGGCGTTTCGATGGACGATGTGGCGACCCACGATGAGTTCGCCGAGGAGGAAGGCCTGCTGTATGACCTGCTTGCCGACCCCGACGGGACCGTCGCCGAAGCGTTCGGCCTCGACACCAGCGGCGGCCGGACGGACCGCCGAACGTTCGTGCTCGCCGATGGCGAAATCAAGTCTGTCTACGACCCGGACATCTCGGACCCCGACGGGCACGCCGAGGCAGTGCTCCGGGACGTTCGTAACGAGTTCGTCCAGGGCGGCTGACCTGCCTTTCGTCTTCGGCTTCTTGATTTGAGTATCTGCCCGACCACGTCTCGCAGTCGAGGACTGGCGCGCTACTGCTGGTCGTCCGGCGGGTCCCGTGCCGGTAAATAAAAAAAGACGGCGTTCCCGTCACCGCTCCGCTCGAATCGGAGTTCACCGCCGAGAGACTCAATACACCACTTCATCACGAACAGGCCGACGCCGGTACCGTGCGCCGTTTCTGTGGCCTGCGTCGGGTCGAAGAGCGCGCTGATCTCCGTATCTGGAATCGGGGGGTTCGAATCGCGAATGCAGATCTCCACTCGGCCGGTGTTCGGTGACGGACCGACGGATACCTCGACTGACGGGGTGACAGCCTCACTGTGAATGATTGCGTTCTCGATGGCGTGGGTGAGTGCGTATGTGAATGCGTCATTGCTGTCTACCCACAGCTCTGCCCGTTCGGTAACGGTAATCTCTGAAGTAGGGTAGTCGGTCAGGATGGTGTTCACGACACCTCGTACCCTGCGCGTGACGTGACAGCGGGTGTAGTCTGTGCCGGGGCGCGCGACTGCCCGTTCGATCTGCTTGACGGATTCGACGATGTTCGTGAGGTTTTCGACGCGAGACCGAATCGTCTTGCTGGCATCCCGCACGGCCTCAGTCCCGGCCGAAGCTGTGATACGGGCTGTGTTTCCGGCGATGACTGTCGCTTCGTTCCGCAGGTTGTGTCGCAGTATCCGCCAGAGGAGCTCCTCGCGGTGGTGTGTCTCGAAGTACTCCGTGATGTCACGGATCTCCGCACAGACGTACGTCCTCCCGGACACGACCCGCTCCGAGAGGTGAATCCGGGCCCAGATGAGCTCGCCGTCCGCCCGTTTGATCCGCCACGTGAACTGGCGCGACCCGCCTGCGGCGCTGTCTTGCAACCGGGACCTGAAATCGGCGACAGAGTGGACGAATGTGTTTGCGGTGTACTCGCTGATCGACCGCTCGCGCAACTCCGAAACTGAGTATCCGAATATCTCTGCTAGCCGTTCGTTGCCGTCCAGAATAGCACCACTGTCGGGGTCGTACAGTGCGATACCGATGTTGAGCGCGTCGTATGCTGCTGGAAGCGCGTGCCCCGTCTGAGATGCCATTGCTATTCAGGTAGCGCGGCGAGACGCCTTGCTGTTACTAATAGCAGTACATAGTGCTATAACGCGGTACAGACGTCTCATCGCCCGACGGGGGTATCTCTCTTCGTCGACGACTGACCGCGTGCGGGATGAACAGCCCGGTCTTCTCGCTGATCCCCCGGCACGATATGGAACGAAGTAGTCCCTGTCATCCCCGGTGCACCCACACCGCCTGCACACCGGCCAAGTGCCCCAATCCCACCTGTAGACACCGCTGACGAGATGCTCCTTCCCGCTTTTCCGCGACTGCCTTCGAAACGGACCTGTCCGCTAGTCGCGGAGCGTACCGTCGCGGACCTGCGGACGGTCTCAGAACACTTCAGCGCCGCCGCCGATACGTGTCTGGTACACCCGGGCGTCGACCCCGCGCTCGCCGAAGGCGTCGAGCATCGTGCTCGCGATTTGCCGACGGTCTTCCTCTGCGCAGGCGGCGATAACCGTCGGGCCGGCCCCGGAGATTGTGACACCGGTTGCACCGGCCGCCAGCGCGGCTTCACGAACCTGTTCGTAGCCGTCGATGAGCTTCGCGCGGGCCGGCGTCACCACGGTGTCGTGCATCCCCTGACCGACGAGTTCGGGGTCGTCGCGGTGCATCCCCGTCGTCAGCGACGCGGCGTTGCCGACCGTCTCTACCATCTGGTCGACGCGGGCGGTCTCCGGGACGACGTTACGCGCGTCCCGCGTCGAAACCACGATATCGGGGAGACACGCGACAAGCGGGATGTCGGCGTCGACCTGCGTGACGCCCTTGTCGGTTGCGATGGTGAACCCGCCCATGATCGAGGGGGCGACGTTGTCGTCGTGGGCGTCTCCGGAGACAACAGCCTCGCCCTTGGCGGCGATGGGGACCAGTTCCTCGCGGGAGTAGCCGCGGTCGTACAGTTCGTTCAGCCCAACGGCCGCTGCGGCGGCGCTGGCCGCGGAGGAGCCAAGCCCCGATGCGGGGCGGACACCCTTATCTATCTGAATGCGTGCCGGCGCGTCAAGTGCGTCAGCGACCGCGCCGACGGTGTTCTTGTCGGGGTCTTCCGGGATGTACTGGCTGCCAGCACC
This region includes:
- a CDS encoding adenylate kinase translates to MSNPRILIVGPPGAGKGTQSANLAEAYGVEHITTGDALRANKDMDISDMDTEYDTPREYMEAGDLVPDAVVNAIVDEALSQADGFVLDGYPRNLEQAEELEGMTALDVILSLDVSREELVDRLTGRRVCDDCGTNYHVEFNQPEEDGVCDECGGDLIQRDDDNEESVRNRLDVFDDNTAPVIDHYGDHDGFVAIDGEQTPDEVWSEIQDAVDAHTA
- a CDS encoding peroxiredoxin, with protein sequence MLEPGAPAPDISAQNQFGETVSPDFDAPTVLYFYPEDFTGGCTIEARDFQEQLPQFREGGITVYGVSMDDVATHDEFAEEEGLLYDLLADPDGTVAEAFGLDTSGGRTDRRTFVLADGEIKSVYDPDISDPDGHAEAVLRDVRNEFVQGG
- a CDS encoding PAS domain-containing sensor histidine kinase, translated to MASQTGHALPAAYDALNIGIALYDPDSGAILDGNERLAEIFGYSVSELRERSISEYTANTFVHSVADFRSRLQDSAAGGSRQFTWRIKRADGELIWARIHLSERVVSGRTYVCAEIRDITEYFETHHREELLWRILRHNLRNEATVIAGNTARITASAGTEAVRDASKTIRSRVENLTNIVESVKQIERAVARPGTDYTRCHVTRRVRGVVNTILTDYPTSEITVTERAELWVDSNDAFTYALTHAIENAIIHSEAVTPSVEVSVGPSPNTGRVEICIRDSNPPIPDTEISALFDPTQATETAHGTGVGLFVMKWCIESLGGELRFERSGDGNAVFFYLPARDPPDDQQ
- a CDS encoding homoserine kinase, which codes for MLTVRAPATSANLGSGFDVFGVALERPADVVRLEKADRVTIDVTGAGSQYIPEDPDKNTVGAVADALDAPARIQIDKGVRPASGLGSSAASAAAAAVGLNELYDRGYSREELVPIAAKGEAVVSGDAHDDNVAPSIMGGFTIATDKGVTQVDADIPLVACLPDIVVSTRDARNVVPETARVDQMVETVGNAASLTTGMHRDDPELVGQGMHDTVVTPARAKLIDGYEQVREAALAAGATGVTISGAGPTVIAACAEEDRRQIASTMLDAFGERGVDARVYQTRIGGGAEVF